The Pan paniscus chromosome 22, NHGRI_mPanPan1-v2.0_pri, whole genome shotgun sequence genome has a segment encoding these proteins:
- the LOC117977300 gene encoding RWD domain-containing protein 4-like: MSANEDQEMELEALRSIYEGDESFRELSPVSFQYRIGENGDPKALLIEISWTETYPQTPPILSMNAFFNNTISSAVKQSILAKLQEAVEANLGTAMTYTLFEYAKDNKEQFMENHNPINSATSISNIISIETPNTAPSSKKKDKKEQLSKAQKRKLADKTDHKGELPRGWNWVDVVKHLSKTGSKDDE, encoded by the coding sequence ATGAGTGCCAACGAGGACCAGGAGATGGAACTAGAAGCATTACGCTCTATTTATGAAGGAGATGAAAGTTTCCGGGAATTAAGTCCAGTTTCTTTTCAATATAGGATAGGTGAAAATGGTGATCCCAAAGCCTTGTTAATAGAGATTTCCTGGACAGAAACATATCCCCAAACACCTCCAATTCTATCTATGAACGCTTTTTTTAACAACACCATATCATCAGCTGTAAAGCAGAGTATATTAGCCAAGCTACAGGAAGCAGTAGAAGCTAATCTTGGAACCGCTATGACCTATACATTGTTTGAATATGCCAAAGACAATAAAGAGCAGTTCATGGAGAATCACAATCCCATTAATTCCGCAACATCGATAAGCAATATCATCTCAATTGAAACTCCTAATACAGCCCCATCaagtaagaaaaaagacaaaaaagaacaacTTTCAAAAGCCCAGAAGCGTAAGCTGGCAGACAAAACAGATCACAAAGGAGAACTTCCTCGAGGCTGGAACTGGGTTGATGTTGTGAAGCATTTAAGCAAAACTGGCTCTAAGGATGATGAGTAG